In Brachybacterium saurashtrense, the genomic stretch CCGGCCACGAAGGCGATGTCCGGCACCTCGGGCTCGATGATGCCGCGGTCCAGGATGGCCTGCACCGCGATCGGCACCACCACCTTGCCGGCGGTCGCGATCACGGCGAGCAGGAGCGTGATCCACAGCCCGCGCAGGGCGTGCGGTGTGAGCGCCAGGCCGCGGCGGATGGTGTGCAGCGCGGACTCGTCAGTGCGCGCCTCGACGCCCAGGCGGGAGGAGTCGCGGGCAGGGGCGGTCATCGCTCCTCCTCCTCGCTGCAGTCGTCGGGGTCGTCCTCGTGGCGGTAGCGGCCGGCGCCGTGGCGTTCGCGGGCGTCGGCCACGGTGCGCTCCCGCTGCGCGGTGACGGCGGCCGACGGGTCGGGGCCGTCGGCGGGCGGGGGCGCGCTCGCCTCGAGCAGGCTGTGGCTGATCGCGGCCTCGTCGTAGGCGTCCACCAGGGCGCGGTACCCGGCGCTGCGCTCCCGCAGCAGCTCGTGCTCGCCGGCGTCGGCCACCCGGCCGTGGTCGAGGAAGACCACCTGGTCGGCCAGGGAGATGGTGGACTTGCGGTAGGCGATCAGCAGCAGCGTCGAGTCGGTCATCTCGCGGCGGATGCCGTCGAGCACGGCCAGCTCCACGCTGGGATCGCAGGCGCTGGTGGCGTCGTCGAGCACCAGCAGGCGGGGCCGACGGGCCAGCGCCCGTGCGAGCGCGATCCGCTGGCGCTGCCCGCCGGAGAGCGAGCCGCCGCGCTCCCCGAGCTCGGTGTCGAGGCCCTCGGGCAGGGCGTCCACGAACTCCTCGGCCTGGGCCACGCGCAGCGCCCAGCGCACGGTGGCCTCGTCGATGTCCTCGCCGAGGGTGACGTTCCAGCGCACCGTCTCGTCGAACACGAAGGCCTGCTGCAGCACCAGGGCGACGTCCGCGGTGAGGGCGTCGGCGGTGAGGGAGCGCAGGTCCGCGCCGTCCAGGCGCACCGCCCCGGCGGTGGGGTGGACCAGTCCCGCGGCGAGCAGGGCGAGGGTGGACTTGCCGGATCCGGTCGCCCCCACCACGGCGAGCACGCGGGTGCCGGCCCCCGGATCGGCGCGCAGGCTCACCTCGTGCAGGGCGGTGGCGGTGCGGGCGGGACCTGCGGCGTCCTGGCCGCTGCCCAGGATCACCGCGGCCGGGTCGTCGTGGTACTCGAAGGTGACGCGGTCCAGCTCGAGCACGCCGGGCCCGTAGGGCAGCGGAGCGGGCCCGTAGTCGCGCCGCTCGTCGACGTCGAGGATCTGCTGCACGCGGCCGCCGCCCACGACGGTGCGGGAGAGATCCCCCAGCACCCAGCCGAAGGAGCGGATCGGCAGGGACATCAGCGTGAACAGGTAGGCCACCTCGACGAGCTGGCCGGTGGTGAGGTGGCCGTCCCCGATCCGCCAGGCGCCGAGCACGGCCACGGCAAGGATGCCGAGGTTGGGCAGGGCGTCGATCAGCGGGTCGAACCAGCCGCGCACGTACCCGAAGCGGATCCCGGCCTCGCGGAGGTCCTCGGCGGAGCGGGTGAAGCGCCGCTCCTCCACGTCCTCGCGGCCCAGGGACTTGATCACGTTCGCGCCGTCGAAGGATTCGTGGGCGATCTCGGCGACCTCCGCGCGCAGCTGCTGGGAGCGCATCGCGATCGGGGTGGCGAAGCGCTGCAGCAGCACGTTCAGCACAATCAGCAGAAGGATCAGCGCCAGCATGACCAGCAGGATCACGGGGTCGATGCGGGCCACCACCACGGTGGCGTAGATCAGCATCGCGATGGTGGACAGCGCGAAGGGGAACGGCGCCATCGCGAAGAACGTCGCCTCGACGTCGGAGTAGACGGAGCTCAGCAGGGTGCCGGTGGACTGGCGGCGGTGCCACAGCAGCGGCACCTTCGCGTACACGGCCACGAGCCGTTCGCGGTACAGGCCGAACAGCTCGAACTGGGCGGCGGCGGCGAACACGCGCCGCGCCATCACGGCCACGGCGCGGGCCACGGCGATGCCGAGGATCGCCGCGCCGCCGCCCACGATCAGGCCCAGTTCGAGGGAGCCGCCCTGGAAGGAGGGCACCACGACCTCCTCGGTGACGCGGCCCACGATCGCGGAGGTCGCGATCTGCAGCAGCGCGAAGGCGGTGGCGCCGAGGACGGCGAGCGCGAACCAGCCGCGCTGCTCCCACGAGCCCTTCAGCAGGCGGGCGAGGCCGGGCAGGAGCACGGCCGGGTGCTGCGAGGTGCCGAGCGGCGCGGGGCGAGCGGCCGACGGGGCCGTGCCGGGGCGGTCGGCGTCGGCGCGCGCGGCGCCGGACCGGTCGGTGCCGGACCGGTCGGTGCCGGACGGGTCGGTGCCGGACGGGTCGGTGCCGGACGGGTCGGTGCCGGACGGGTCGGTGCCGGACGGGTCGGTGCCGGGTCGGGCGGTGCTCTCGGGGTCCTGGTCGCGGGTGCGGGTGCCGGTCATGCGGTCACGAAGTGGACGACGACGGCGATCGCGAAGGTGAAGGTGGCCAGAATCGCCAGGGAGAACTCGATGAGGATCCCGGTGCCCAGCGCCTTCAGCGCCACCCCGGTGGTGGACAGGCCCTGCTTCCAGTCCTTCAGCCGCAGCGACTCGGCGACGTACAGGCCCACCAGGAAGCCGATCGGCAGTCCCAGGAAGGGGATCACGAAGAAGCCCACGATCGCGGCGGCGATCGCGACGTAGACGGGCCACATCGGCACCTCGGCGGCGTGGAGCCGCCTGCCGGTGAGGACGTAGCTGGTGGCCATCCCCGCCGCGCCCAGCACGAGCACGATCCCGAAGGCGACCCACGCCGGCCAGCCGCCCACCACGATCGCCCAGACCAGGGTGGCGACGACGATGGTGATGGTGCCGGGCAGCACGGGCACGATGATGCCGGCGAGGCCCACCGCGTAGGCGAGGCCGGCGAGGACCGTGACGATGATCTGGACGGTCAGGCTGTCGACCACGGTGGTCCTCCAAGATGGCTGGCGGGGGCGTCGGGGGCGCGCGACGGTGAGCGTTCACGGCGGGGCCGCGTCCATCCTATCGGCGCGTGCCGCGCGGGTGCTGCGGGATCAGGGCAGGCGCACCACCTGGCCGGCCCAGGAGAAGCCGCCGCCGAAGCCCACCAGCAGCGCGGTCGCGCCGGCGGGGATGCGCCCTGCCTCGCGCAGCCGGGAGATCGCCAGCGGGATCGTCGCGGCGGAGGTGTTGCCGGAGGTGATGATGTCGTCGGCGACGATCGCGTCCTCGCGCAGGCCCAGCGCGGCGGCGAGCGGCTCGATCATGCGCAGGTTCGCCTGGTGGGGCACGAACACGTCGATGTCCTCCATGGTCAGGCCCGCCGCGTCGACGATGCGCTGGGAGATCACCGGCGCCTCCCGTAGCGCCCAGCCCAGCACCTGGCGGCCCTGCTGGGCGAAGGCGGGCTGCTCGCCGTTGATGGTGACGGCGTCCGCGAGCTCGGGGACGGTGCCCCACACCACCGGCGCGATGCCGGGCTCGTCGGCGGCGCGCAGCACCATCGCGCCCGCCCCGTCGGCCGTGAGGATGCAGGTGGTGCGGTCGGTGTAGTCGGTGACGGCGGAGAGCTTCTCCGCCCCGATCACGAGGGTGGTGGTGGAGGCGCCGGAGCGGATCGACATGTCCGCGACGGCGAGGGCGTGCTCGAAGCCGGAGCAGGCCGCGCCCACGTCGAAGGCGGCCGGCGCCGGGATCCCGAGCTGCTGGGCGACGCGGCCCGCCGCGCTCGGGGAGCGCTCCTGGTTGGTGCAGGTCGCGACGATGACCTGGGTGACCTCGGAGGCGTCCACGCCCGCGTCGGCCAGGGCGTGGTGGCCGGCGATCGCGGCGAGGTCGCCCACGTCCACGCCGTCGGCGGCGATGCGCCGCTCCTCGATGCCGGTGCGCTGGCGGATCCACTCGTCGCTGGTCTCGACGAGCTGCTCGAGGTCGGCGTTGGTCATCACGCGCTCGGGGCGATGGTGGCCGGTGCCGAGGATCCTCGAGCCGGCGGCGGGGGCAGCGGCGGCGAAGGGGCGGGGGCTCGTGGTCATGGCGATCTCCTGGGGCACGTGCGGGAACCTCTCGATGGTAGTTCGGGCGCGCTGTGTACCGTTCGCGCTGTGAGCGAGCTGATGCGTCTGGCCCTGGTGGGCATCGCGGGCGGGCTCGGCGTCTTCGCCCTGCTCCTGCTGCCCGCGATGTGGCTGCAGCGCCGCCGTTTCGGTGCGGTGCGCCCGCCGCGCCTGGTGGGCGTCGCCGCGATCTGCGTGTACACGATGACGCTGGCGGGGCTGACCATCGCGCCCGCCTACGACATCGCGCTGACCTGTCGCTCCCGCACCGGGGGCGTGGCGAGGCTGGACCCCTTCCACTCCGCCGCGGAGCTGCTGGCGCTGCAGCGCGGCGGGGCGGCGTGGTGGGAGCTCGCCACCAGCTTCCCGGCGCTGCAGGTGGCGATGAACATGGCGCTGTTCGTGCCGTTGGGGCTGATCCTGCGCGGCGTGTTCCGGCTGGACGCCACCACCTCCGTGGCGATGGCGATGCTGCTCGCGGCCCTGATCGAGGTCACCCAGTACACCGGCGCGTTCGGCCTCTACCCGTGCGGGGTGCGGATCGCGGACATCGAGGACCTGGTGGCCAACACGCTCGGCGCGTGGGCGGGCGCGCTGTGCGCCCCGCTGCTCAGCCGGCTCGGGGTGCCGCTGTTCGCGCGGGAGCCCGAGCCGGGCTGAGCGCGCCGCCTCACTGCGCGGACCAGCCGCCGTCGGAGGCGAGGACCTGCCCGTTGATGTTCTCGGCGTCGTCGGAGAGCAGCCAAGTGATCGACGAGGCGAGGGTCTGCGCCGTGGTGACCGGCGGGATCTGGGCGAAGAACGGCGCCAGGCGCTGCTGGGCGAACTCGGAGCGGAAGCCGCCCTCGATCCCGGTGGCCGTGGGGCCGGGCGCCACGGCATTGGTGCGGATCCCGTGCGGGCCGTAGAGCACGGCGCCGGAGCGGGTCAGGCCCACCACGGCGTGCTTGCTGGCGGTGTAGGCGGTGCCGGCGGCGCTGCCGCGCAGCGAGGCCTCGGAGGCGGTGTGCACGATCGAGCCGCGGCGGGCCTCGAGCATCCTCGGCAGCACCGCCCGGGTGAGGGCGAAGGTGCCGGTGACGTTGATCGAGAACACCCGCTCCCACAGCTGGTCGTCGGTCTCGTGCAGCGGGGTCATCCCGTCCATGATCCCGGCGATGTTGGCGAGGCCGTCGACCCGCTCCCCCGCCGCCTCGACGATGCGGGCGATGTCCTCCTCGCGCGTGATGTCCGCCGTCACGGGCACGGTCTCCCCGGCGCCGGGACGGAGGGCCGCGAGCCCCTCCTCGGAGAGGTCGACGGCGATCACGCGCCCACCCTCGGCGAGGAGCCTCTCGGCGGTGGCGCGGCCGATCCCGGAGGCGGCGCCGGTGACGATCACGGTGCGGCCGGCGAAGCGGGCCGAGGCCGGGGCCGCCTCCTGCTCGGCGGGCAGCTCGCCGCCGTTGACGGCGCGGACCATCTCCTCGACCATCGCGTCGGTGAGACGGCCCTGGCTCATCTCGGCCAGGGTGCGCAGAGGCAGCCGACGGATCCGGTCGAGCACGTCCGGCCCCTGGTCCATGCCCTCGAGCAGGCGGCCGATCACGGCGGAGCCCTCGGGATGGGAGAGCCAGCGGTCGATGGTGTCCCCGGCGGTGAGCGGGGCGTCATGGGTGGTGGGCTGGTCGGTCATGGGTCCTCCTCGACGGGGCACGGGCCGCGGGCAGCGACCCTCACCCCATTATGGGACTGGAGTCTCGTAATTGCCTGGGTGGCGGCCGATCATCGTCGGGGATGGCAGGCTCGGTCCATGACCGCTGACTCCCCCGCCTCCGCCCGGCCCGGACGCCCCGTGGACATGGCCCGTCGGCGCGCGGTGCTCGAGGCCGTCGGGGCGCTGCTGCGCGAGCACGACTACGACGACGTCACGATCGAGCAGATCGCGACCCGTGCCGGGGTGAGCCGGCAGCTGCTGTACCGGGCATGGGGATCGAAGGCCGAGGTGGTCGCCGACGCGGTGCTGCGCGGCGCCCTCGTGCTGGGCCCGCTTCCGGTGCCTCGCTCCGGGGATCTGCGCCGTGACCTGGAGGACTGGCTGCTGGCCACCGCGGAGTCGATCACGGGCCGCTCGGTCCGCTCCGTCGCGCGCGCCCTGGCGGCCGCCTCCGCCGGCGGCCCGGATCGTCGTGCCCTGTTCGACGAGGTGCTCACCCGCCCCACCGCGGCGGTGGTCATCGCACGGCTCGAGCACGCGCGGGACGCGGGCGAGCCGGTGCCGGAAGCACCGTTCGACGTGGTCGCGGAGCTGCTGCTCGGCCATCTCACGCTGGGGACCCTGGGCAGCGCCTCGCTGGCGCCGGAGCGGCTGCGGGCCGTGCTGGCGGCGGTGCTGGGCCCGCGGTGACCGGGCGCCGGTCACCTCAGGCCGCGACCGGGCCCGCCCCGCTCAGGCGGTGATCGTGAGGGTGGAGCGGGAGTCCGCGCCGC encodes the following:
- a CDS encoding ABC transporter ATP-binding protein, with protein sequence MTGTRTRDQDPESTARPGTDPSGTDPSGTDPSGTDPSGTDPSGTDRSGTDRSGAARADADRPGTAPSAARPAPLGTSQHPAVLLPGLARLLKGSWEQRGWFALAVLGATAFALLQIATSAIVGRVTEEVVVPSFQGGSLELGLIVGGGAAILGIAVARAVAVMARRVFAAAAQFELFGLYRERLVAVYAKVPLLWHRRQSTGTLLSSVYSDVEATFFAMAPFPFALSTIAMLIYATVVVARIDPVILLVMLALILLLIVLNVLLQRFATPIAMRSQQLRAEVAEIAHESFDGANVIKSLGREDVEERRFTRSAEDLREAGIRFGYVRGWFDPLIDALPNLGILAVAVLGAWRIGDGHLTTGQLVEVAYLFTLMSLPIRSFGWVLGDLSRTVVGGGRVQQILDVDERRDYGPAPLPYGPGVLELDRVTFEYHDDPAAVILGSGQDAAGPARTATALHEVSLRADPGAGTRVLAVVGATGSGKSTLALLAAGLVHPTAGAVRLDGADLRSLTADALTADVALVLQQAFVFDETVRWNVTLGEDIDEATVRWALRVAQAEEFVDALPEGLDTELGERGGSLSGGQRQRIALARALARRPRLLVLDDATSACDPSVELAVLDGIRREMTDSTLLLIAYRKSTISLADQVVFLDHGRVADAGEHELLRERSAGYRALVDAYDEAAISHSLLEASAPPPADGPDPSAAVTAQRERTVADARERHGAGRYRHEDDPDDCSEEEER
- a CDS encoding DUF456 domain-containing protein → MVDSLTVQIIVTVLAGLAYAVGLAGIIVPVLPGTITIVVATLVWAIVVGGWPAWVAFGIVLVLGAAGMATSYVLTGRRLHAAEVPMWPVYVAIAAAIVGFFVIPFLGLPIGFLVGLYVAESLRLKDWKQGLSTTGVALKALGTGILIEFSLAILATFTFAIAVVVHFVTA
- a CDS encoding beta-ketoacyl-ACP synthase III, which encodes MTTSPRPFAAAAPAAGSRILGTGHHRPERVMTNADLEQLVETSDEWIRQRTGIEERRIAADGVDVGDLAAIAGHHALADAGVDASEVTQVIVATCTNQERSPSAAGRVAQQLGIPAPAAFDVGAACSGFEHALAVADMSIRSGASTTTLVIGAEKLSAVTDYTDRTTCILTADGAGAMVLRAADEPGIAPVVWGTVPELADAVTINGEQPAFAQQGRQVLGWALREAPVISQRIVDAAGLTMEDIDVFVPHQANLRMIEPLAAALGLREDAIVADDIITSGNTSAATIPLAISRLREAGRIPAGATALLVGFGGGFSWAGQVVRLP
- a CDS encoding VanZ family protein, whose protein sequence is MSELMRLALVGIAGGLGVFALLLLPAMWLQRRRFGAVRPPRLVGVAAICVYTMTLAGLTIAPAYDIALTCRSRTGGVARLDPFHSAAELLALQRGGAAWWELATSFPALQVAMNMALFVPLGLILRGVFRLDATTSVAMAMLLAALIEVTQYTGAFGLYPCGVRIADIEDLVANTLGAWAGALCAPLLSRLGVPLFAREPEPG
- a CDS encoding SDR family NAD(P)-dependent oxidoreductase, with the translated sequence MTDQPTTHDAPLTAGDTIDRWLSHPEGSAVIGRLLEGMDQGPDVLDRIRRLPLRTLAEMSQGRLTDAMVEEMVRAVNGGELPAEQEAAPASARFAGRTVIVTGAASGIGRATAERLLAEGGRVIAVDLSEEGLAALRPGAGETVPVTADITREEDIARIVEAAGERVDGLANIAGIMDGMTPLHETDDQLWERVFSINVTGTFALTRAVLPRMLEARRGSIVHTASEASLRGSAAGTAYTASKHAVVGLTRSGAVLYGPHGIRTNAVAPGPTATGIEGGFRSEFAQQRLAPFFAQIPPVTTAQTLASSITWLLSDDAENINGQVLASDGGWSAQ
- a CDS encoding TetR/AcrR family transcriptional regulator, translating into MTADSPASARPGRPVDMARRRAVLEAVGALLREHDYDDVTIEQIATRAGVSRQLLYRAWGSKAEVVADAVLRGALVLGPLPVPRSGDLRRDLEDWLLATAESITGRSVRSVARALAAASAGGPDRRALFDEVLTRPTAAVVIARLEHARDAGEPVPEAPFDVVAELLLGHLTLGTLGSASLAPERLRAVLAAVLGPR